Proteins from one Rosa chinensis cultivar Old Blush chromosome 7, RchiOBHm-V2, whole genome shotgun sequence genomic window:
- the LOC112175473 gene encoding cleavage stimulation factor subunit 77 isoform X1, giving the protein MEIEKRADDPGSKAMEDKYNVEATENQANEALRLPITEAAPIYEQILTVFPTAAKYWKQYVEAQIAVNNDDATKQIFSRCLLICLQVPLWRCYIRFIRKVNDKKGVEGQEETRKAFDFMLSYVGADIASGPVWMEYIAFLKSLQAVSTQEESQRMTAVRKAYQRAIVTPTHHIEQLWKDYENFENSVSRHLAKGLLSEYQPKFNSARAVYRERKKYVDEIDLNMLAVPPTGSYKEELQWMAWKKLLGFEKGNPQRIDNGSSNKRIIFTYEQCLMYLYHYPDIWYDYAMWHAKSGSIDAAIKVFQRALKALPDSDMLRYAYAELEESRGAIQPTKKIHENLLGDGVNTTALAHIQFIRFLRRTEGVEAARKYFLDARKSPNCTYHVYVAYAMVALCLDKDPKMAHNVFEAGLKQFMHEPVYILEYADFLTRLNDDRNIRALFERALSSLPPEKSVEVWKQFAKFEQTFGDLASMLKVEQRKKEALSTTDEEGPSSLESSLQEVVSRYSFMDLWPCSTKDLDHLARQEWLAKNINKKVEKSTMLSGPDFADKGSTGLISNSSVSAKVVYPDTNQMVIYDPRQKPGVGNFQTTTVAGVLAASSTLSNPVVAAVGGQTSAFDEILKVTPPALVAFLANLPIIEGPTPDVDVVLSICLQSDIPTPQPAKSGTAPMQFPSVPAPSSTSDLSVSSKSHPIPSGSSFKPTRGKRKNIDSTCFLFVMIYTSSKYNGNTMMKLQSRASHSQQMLSGYGRSRRLAVLHRLAALLLKQDQFRMEVQFLEIYLVAPANLHIVFPTWFTLMYTNDYFFNKSSNLQLSSFLQ; this is encoded by the exons ATGGAAATCGAGAAACGAGCGGATGATCCAG GTAGCAAAGCCATGGAGGACAAATACAACGTTGAAGCCACTGAAAATCAAGCCAACGAAGCGCTG CGTTTGCCTATTACAGAGGCAGCACCCATATATGAGCAGATTCTGACTGTGTTTCCCACTGCA GCAAAATATTGGAAGCAATATGTGGAGGcacagattgctgtaaataaTGATGATGCTACAAAACAGATATTTAGCCGGTGTTTGTTGATTTGTCTTCAAGTTCCACTCTG GCGATGCTACATTCGTTTCATCAGAAAGGTCAATGACAAGAAGGGGGTGGAGGGTCAAGAAGAGACTAGAAAAGCTTTTGATTTTATGCTCAGTTATGTTG GAGCTGATATAGCGTCTGGGCCTGTGTGGATGGAGTACATCGCTTTTTTAAAGTCGTTACAG GCTGTAAGCACACAGGAAGAGTCGCAACGGATGACTGCTGTGCGGAAAGCATACCAGAGAGCCATTGTTACTCCTACGCATCACATTGAACAACTTTGGAAGGattatgaaaattttgaaaattctgTCAGCCGCCATCTG GCAAAAGGACTGTTATCTGAATATCAACCAAAATTTAACAGTGCCAGGGCCGTTTATAGGGAGCGGAAGAAGTACGTTGACGAAATTGACTTGAATATGCTTGCTGTGCCACCAACTGGCTCTTACAAG GAAGAACTGCAGTGGATGGCGTGGAAAAAGTTGCTGGGTTTTGAAAA AGGGAATCCACAAAGGATAGACAATGGATCATCCAACAAGCGAATTATTTTCACATATGAGCAG TGTCTAATGTATCTATACCATTATCCTGATATATGGTATGACTATGCGATGTGGCATGCAAAAAGTGGATCAATAGATGCTGCAATTAAAGTATTTCAGAGAGCATTGAAGGCTCTTCCTG ACTCGGATATGCTTAGATATGCGTATGCAGAGCTGGAAGAATCCCGTGGAGCGATTCAG CCTACGAAAAAAATACATGAGAACCTTTTGGGAGACGGTGTTAACACAACAGCCCTTGCTCATATACAG TTTATTCGCTTTTTAAGGAGAACTGAAGGAGTTGAAGCAGCTCGCAAGTACTTTTTAGATGCACGCAAATCCCCAAACTGCACATATCATGtttatgttgcttatgcaaTGGTGGCCTTATGTCTTGACAAGGATCCCAAG ATGGCACACAATGTTTTTGAAGCTGGGCTGAAACAGTTTATGCACGAGCCTGTATACATTCTTGA ATATGCAGATTTTTTAACTCGCTTGAATGATGATAGAAATATTCGGGCCCTGTTTGAAAGGGCATTAAGCTCACTACCACCAGAAAAATCTGTTGAG GTATGGAAACAATTTGCCAAATTTGAGCAAACTTTTGGAGATCTGGCTAGCATGTTGAAG GTtgagcaaagaaaaaaagaagcacTTTCTACAACTGATGAAGAGGGACCTTCATCTTTGGAAAGTTCTTTACAAGAGGTTGTATCTCGATATAGTTTCATGGATCTTTGGCCCTGCTCTACGAAGGATCTGGACCATTTAGCCCGACAAGAG tggCTTGCTAAAAATATTAATAAGAAAGTGGAGAAGTCAACTATGCTAAGTGGACCTGACTTTGCAG ACAAGGGTTCTACTGGCCTGATAAGCAATTCATCAGTGTCTGCAAAAGTAGTTTATCCAGATACTAATCAAATGGTTATCTATGATCCAAGGCAAAAACCTG GGGTTGGAAATTTTCAGACCACAACAGTAGCTGGAGTTCTTGCTGCTTCTAGCACCTTGTCAAATCCTGTTGTTGCAGCAGTAGGTGGCCAAACAAGTGCCTTTGATGAAATATTAAAAGTAACACCACCTGCTTTGGTGGCCTTCTTAGCAAATTTACCGATCATTGAAG GTCCAACCCCAGATGTGGATGTTGTGCTATCAATTTGTTTGCAAAGTGATATACCAACACCACAGCCTGCAAAGTCAGGGACTGCCCCTATGCAATTTCCGTCAGTACCTGCACCTTCTTCTACAAGTGACCTTTCTGTTTCAAGCAAGTCTCATCCCATCCCTAGTGGGTCATCTTTCAAGCCAACCAGGGGGAAACGAAAAAATATAGATAGTACGTGTTTCCTCTTTGTGATGATATATACTAGTTCAAAATATAAT GGAAATACGATGATGAAACTACAGTCCAGAGCCAGCCACTCCCAACAGATGCTTTCAGGATACGGCAGATCCAGAAGGCTAGCCGTTCTGCATCGGCTAGCCGCACTGCTTCTCAAACAGGATCAGTTTCGTATGGAAGTGCAATTTCTGGAGATTTATCTGGTAGCACCGGCTAATTTACATATTGTTTTCCCCACTTGGTTTACTTTGATGTACACTAATGATTATTTCTTCAATAAAAGTTCCAATTTACAACTTTCTTCGTTTCTCCAATGA
- the LOC112175473 gene encoding cleavage stimulation factor subunit 77 isoform X2, with protein MEIEKRADDPGSKAMEDKYNVEATENQANEALRLPITEAAPIYEQILTVFPTAAKYWKQYVEAQIAVNNDDATKQIFSRCLLICLQVPLWRCYIRFIRKVNDKKGVEGQEETRKAFDFMLSYVGADIASGPVWMEYIAFLKSLQAVSTQEESQRMTAVRKAYQRAIVTPTHHIEQLWKDYENFENSVSRHLAKGLLSEYQPKFNSARAVYRERKKYVDEIDLNMLAVPPTGSYKEELQWMAWKKLLGFEKGNPQRIDNGSSNKRIIFTYEQCLMYLYHYPDIWYDYAMWHAKSGSIDAAIKVFQRALKALPDSDMLRYAYAELEESRGAIQPTKKIHENLLGDGVNTTALAHIQFIRFLRRTEGVEAARKYFLDARKSPNCTYHVYVAYAMVALCLDKDPKMAHNVFEAGLKQFMHEPVYILEYADFLTRLNDDRNIRALFERALSSLPPEKSVEVWKQFAKFEQTFGDLASMLKVEQRKKEALSTTDEEGPSSLESSLQEVVSRYSFMDLWPCSTKDLDHLARQEWLAKNINKKVEKSTMLSGPDFADKGSTGLISNSSVSAKVVYPDTNQMVIYDPRQKPGVGNFQTTTVAGVLAASSTLSNPVVAAVGGQTSAFDEILKVTPPALVAFLANLPIIEGPTPDVDVVLSICLQSDIPTPQPAKSGTAPMQFPSVPAPSSTSDLSVSSKSHPIPSGSSFKPTRGKRKNIDRKYDDETTVQSQPLPTDAFRIRQIQKASRSASASRTASQTGSVSYGSAISGDLSGSTG; from the exons ATGGAAATCGAGAAACGAGCGGATGATCCAG GTAGCAAAGCCATGGAGGACAAATACAACGTTGAAGCCACTGAAAATCAAGCCAACGAAGCGCTG CGTTTGCCTATTACAGAGGCAGCACCCATATATGAGCAGATTCTGACTGTGTTTCCCACTGCA GCAAAATATTGGAAGCAATATGTGGAGGcacagattgctgtaaataaTGATGATGCTACAAAACAGATATTTAGCCGGTGTTTGTTGATTTGTCTTCAAGTTCCACTCTG GCGATGCTACATTCGTTTCATCAGAAAGGTCAATGACAAGAAGGGGGTGGAGGGTCAAGAAGAGACTAGAAAAGCTTTTGATTTTATGCTCAGTTATGTTG GAGCTGATATAGCGTCTGGGCCTGTGTGGATGGAGTACATCGCTTTTTTAAAGTCGTTACAG GCTGTAAGCACACAGGAAGAGTCGCAACGGATGACTGCTGTGCGGAAAGCATACCAGAGAGCCATTGTTACTCCTACGCATCACATTGAACAACTTTGGAAGGattatgaaaattttgaaaattctgTCAGCCGCCATCTG GCAAAAGGACTGTTATCTGAATATCAACCAAAATTTAACAGTGCCAGGGCCGTTTATAGGGAGCGGAAGAAGTACGTTGACGAAATTGACTTGAATATGCTTGCTGTGCCACCAACTGGCTCTTACAAG GAAGAACTGCAGTGGATGGCGTGGAAAAAGTTGCTGGGTTTTGAAAA AGGGAATCCACAAAGGATAGACAATGGATCATCCAACAAGCGAATTATTTTCACATATGAGCAG TGTCTAATGTATCTATACCATTATCCTGATATATGGTATGACTATGCGATGTGGCATGCAAAAAGTGGATCAATAGATGCTGCAATTAAAGTATTTCAGAGAGCATTGAAGGCTCTTCCTG ACTCGGATATGCTTAGATATGCGTATGCAGAGCTGGAAGAATCCCGTGGAGCGATTCAG CCTACGAAAAAAATACATGAGAACCTTTTGGGAGACGGTGTTAACACAACAGCCCTTGCTCATATACAG TTTATTCGCTTTTTAAGGAGAACTGAAGGAGTTGAAGCAGCTCGCAAGTACTTTTTAGATGCACGCAAATCCCCAAACTGCACATATCATGtttatgttgcttatgcaaTGGTGGCCTTATGTCTTGACAAGGATCCCAAG ATGGCACACAATGTTTTTGAAGCTGGGCTGAAACAGTTTATGCACGAGCCTGTATACATTCTTGA ATATGCAGATTTTTTAACTCGCTTGAATGATGATAGAAATATTCGGGCCCTGTTTGAAAGGGCATTAAGCTCACTACCACCAGAAAAATCTGTTGAG GTATGGAAACAATTTGCCAAATTTGAGCAAACTTTTGGAGATCTGGCTAGCATGTTGAAG GTtgagcaaagaaaaaaagaagcacTTTCTACAACTGATGAAGAGGGACCTTCATCTTTGGAAAGTTCTTTACAAGAGGTTGTATCTCGATATAGTTTCATGGATCTTTGGCCCTGCTCTACGAAGGATCTGGACCATTTAGCCCGACAAGAG tggCTTGCTAAAAATATTAATAAGAAAGTGGAGAAGTCAACTATGCTAAGTGGACCTGACTTTGCAG ACAAGGGTTCTACTGGCCTGATAAGCAATTCATCAGTGTCTGCAAAAGTAGTTTATCCAGATACTAATCAAATGGTTATCTATGATCCAAGGCAAAAACCTG GGGTTGGAAATTTTCAGACCACAACAGTAGCTGGAGTTCTTGCTGCTTCTAGCACCTTGTCAAATCCTGTTGTTGCAGCAGTAGGTGGCCAAACAAGTGCCTTTGATGAAATATTAAAAGTAACACCACCTGCTTTGGTGGCCTTCTTAGCAAATTTACCGATCATTGAAG GTCCAACCCCAGATGTGGATGTTGTGCTATCAATTTGTTTGCAAAGTGATATACCAACACCACAGCCTGCAAAGTCAGGGACTGCCCCTATGCAATTTCCGTCAGTACCTGCACCTTCTTCTACAAGTGACCTTTCTGTTTCAAGCAAGTCTCATCCCATCCCTAGTGGGTCATCTTTCAAGCCAACCAGGGGGAAACGAAAAAATATAGATA GGAAATACGATGATGAAACTACAGTCCAGAGCCAGCCACTCCCAACAGATGCTTTCAGGATACGGCAGATCCAGAAGGCTAGCCGTTCTGCATCGGCTAGCCGCACTGCTTCTCAAACAGGATCAGTTTCGTATGGAAGTGCAATTTCTGGAGATTTATCTGGTAGCACCGGCTAA
- the LOC112175473 gene encoding cleavage stimulation factor subunit 77 isoform X3, whose amino-acid sequence MLSYVGADIASGPVWMEYIAFLKSLQAVSTQEESQRMTAVRKAYQRAIVTPTHHIEQLWKDYENFENSVSRHLAKGLLSEYQPKFNSARAVYRERKKYVDEIDLNMLAVPPTGSYKEELQWMAWKKLLGFEKGNPQRIDNGSSNKRIIFTYEQCLMYLYHYPDIWYDYAMWHAKSGSIDAAIKVFQRALKALPDSDMLRYAYAELEESRGAIQPTKKIHENLLGDGVNTTALAHIQFIRFLRRTEGVEAARKYFLDARKSPNCTYHVYVAYAMVALCLDKDPKMAHNVFEAGLKQFMHEPVYILEYADFLTRLNDDRNIRALFERALSSLPPEKSVEVWKQFAKFEQTFGDLASMLKVEQRKKEALSTTDEEGPSSLESSLQEVVSRYSFMDLWPCSTKDLDHLARQEWLAKNINKKVEKSTMLSGPDFADKGSTGLISNSSVSAKVVYPDTNQMVIYDPRQKPGVGNFQTTTVAGVLAASSTLSNPVVAAVGGQTSAFDEILKVTPPALVAFLANLPIIEGPTPDVDVVLSICLQSDIPTPQPAKSGTAPMQFPSVPAPSSTSDLSVSSKSHPIPSGSSFKPTRGKRKNIDSTCFLFVMIYTSSKYNGNTMMKLQSRASHSQQMLSGYGRSRRLAVLHRLAALLLKQDQFRMEVQFLEIYLVAPANLHIVFPTWFTLMYTNDYFFNKSSNLQLSSFLQ is encoded by the exons ATGCTCAGTTATGTTG GAGCTGATATAGCGTCTGGGCCTGTGTGGATGGAGTACATCGCTTTTTTAAAGTCGTTACAG GCTGTAAGCACACAGGAAGAGTCGCAACGGATGACTGCTGTGCGGAAAGCATACCAGAGAGCCATTGTTACTCCTACGCATCACATTGAACAACTTTGGAAGGattatgaaaattttgaaaattctgTCAGCCGCCATCTG GCAAAAGGACTGTTATCTGAATATCAACCAAAATTTAACAGTGCCAGGGCCGTTTATAGGGAGCGGAAGAAGTACGTTGACGAAATTGACTTGAATATGCTTGCTGTGCCACCAACTGGCTCTTACAAG GAAGAACTGCAGTGGATGGCGTGGAAAAAGTTGCTGGGTTTTGAAAA AGGGAATCCACAAAGGATAGACAATGGATCATCCAACAAGCGAATTATTTTCACATATGAGCAG TGTCTAATGTATCTATACCATTATCCTGATATATGGTATGACTATGCGATGTGGCATGCAAAAAGTGGATCAATAGATGCTGCAATTAAAGTATTTCAGAGAGCATTGAAGGCTCTTCCTG ACTCGGATATGCTTAGATATGCGTATGCAGAGCTGGAAGAATCCCGTGGAGCGATTCAG CCTACGAAAAAAATACATGAGAACCTTTTGGGAGACGGTGTTAACACAACAGCCCTTGCTCATATACAG TTTATTCGCTTTTTAAGGAGAACTGAAGGAGTTGAAGCAGCTCGCAAGTACTTTTTAGATGCACGCAAATCCCCAAACTGCACATATCATGtttatgttgcttatgcaaTGGTGGCCTTATGTCTTGACAAGGATCCCAAG ATGGCACACAATGTTTTTGAAGCTGGGCTGAAACAGTTTATGCACGAGCCTGTATACATTCTTGA ATATGCAGATTTTTTAACTCGCTTGAATGATGATAGAAATATTCGGGCCCTGTTTGAAAGGGCATTAAGCTCACTACCACCAGAAAAATCTGTTGAG GTATGGAAACAATTTGCCAAATTTGAGCAAACTTTTGGAGATCTGGCTAGCATGTTGAAG GTtgagcaaagaaaaaaagaagcacTTTCTACAACTGATGAAGAGGGACCTTCATCTTTGGAAAGTTCTTTACAAGAGGTTGTATCTCGATATAGTTTCATGGATCTTTGGCCCTGCTCTACGAAGGATCTGGACCATTTAGCCCGACAAGAG tggCTTGCTAAAAATATTAATAAGAAAGTGGAGAAGTCAACTATGCTAAGTGGACCTGACTTTGCAG ACAAGGGTTCTACTGGCCTGATAAGCAATTCATCAGTGTCTGCAAAAGTAGTTTATCCAGATACTAATCAAATGGTTATCTATGATCCAAGGCAAAAACCTG GGGTTGGAAATTTTCAGACCACAACAGTAGCTGGAGTTCTTGCTGCTTCTAGCACCTTGTCAAATCCTGTTGTTGCAGCAGTAGGTGGCCAAACAAGTGCCTTTGATGAAATATTAAAAGTAACACCACCTGCTTTGGTGGCCTTCTTAGCAAATTTACCGATCATTGAAG GTCCAACCCCAGATGTGGATGTTGTGCTATCAATTTGTTTGCAAAGTGATATACCAACACCACAGCCTGCAAAGTCAGGGACTGCCCCTATGCAATTTCCGTCAGTACCTGCACCTTCTTCTACAAGTGACCTTTCTGTTTCAAGCAAGTCTCATCCCATCCCTAGTGGGTCATCTTTCAAGCCAACCAGGGGGAAACGAAAAAATATAGATAGTACGTGTTTCCTCTTTGTGATGATATATACTAGTTCAAAATATAAT GGAAATACGATGATGAAACTACAGTCCAGAGCCAGCCACTCCCAACAGATGCTTTCAGGATACGGCAGATCCAGAAGGCTAGCCGTTCTGCATCGGCTAGCCGCACTGCTTCTCAAACAGGATCAGTTTCGTATGGAAGTGCAATTTCTGGAGATTTATCTGGTAGCACCGGCTAATTTACATATTGTTTTCCCCACTTGGTTTACTTTGATGTACACTAATGATTATTTCTTCAATAAAAGTTCCAATTTACAACTTTCTTCGTTTCTCCAATGA
- the LOC112175473 gene encoding cleavage stimulation factor subunit 77 isoform X4 produces the protein MKILKILSAAICARAVYRERKKYVDEIDLNMLAVPPTGSYKEELQWMAWKKLLGFEKGNPQRIDNGSSNKRIIFTYEQCLMYLYHYPDIWYDYAMWHAKSGSIDAAIKVFQRALKALPDSDMLRYAYAELEESRGAIQPTKKIHENLLGDGVNTTALAHIQFIRFLRRTEGVEAARKYFLDARKSPNCTYHVYVAYAMVALCLDKDPKMAHNVFEAGLKQFMHEPVYILEYADFLTRLNDDRNIRALFERALSSLPPEKSVEVWKQFAKFEQTFGDLASMLKVEQRKKEALSTTDEEGPSSLESSLQEVVSRYSFMDLWPCSTKDLDHLARQEWLAKNINKKVEKSTMLSGPDFADKGSTGLISNSSVSAKVVYPDTNQMVIYDPRQKPGVGNFQTTTVAGVLAASSTLSNPVVAAVGGQTSAFDEILKVTPPALVAFLANLPIIEGPTPDVDVVLSICLQSDIPTPQPAKSGTAPMQFPSVPAPSSTSDLSVSSKSHPIPSGSSFKPTRGKRKNIDSTCFLFVMIYTSSKYNGNTMMKLQSRASHSQQMLSGYGRSRRLAVLHRLAALLLKQDQFRMEVQFLEIYLVAPANLHIVFPTWFTLMYTNDYFFNKSSNLQLSSFLQ, from the exons atgaaaattttgaaaattctgTCAGCCGCCATCTG TGCCAGGGCCGTTTATAGGGAGCGGAAGAAGTACGTTGACGAAATTGACTTGAATATGCTTGCTGTGCCACCAACTGGCTCTTACAAG GAAGAACTGCAGTGGATGGCGTGGAAAAAGTTGCTGGGTTTTGAAAA AGGGAATCCACAAAGGATAGACAATGGATCATCCAACAAGCGAATTATTTTCACATATGAGCAG TGTCTAATGTATCTATACCATTATCCTGATATATGGTATGACTATGCGATGTGGCATGCAAAAAGTGGATCAATAGATGCTGCAATTAAAGTATTTCAGAGAGCATTGAAGGCTCTTCCTG ACTCGGATATGCTTAGATATGCGTATGCAGAGCTGGAAGAATCCCGTGGAGCGATTCAG CCTACGAAAAAAATACATGAGAACCTTTTGGGAGACGGTGTTAACACAACAGCCCTTGCTCATATACAG TTTATTCGCTTTTTAAGGAGAACTGAAGGAGTTGAAGCAGCTCGCAAGTACTTTTTAGATGCACGCAAATCCCCAAACTGCACATATCATGtttatgttgcttatgcaaTGGTGGCCTTATGTCTTGACAAGGATCCCAAG ATGGCACACAATGTTTTTGAAGCTGGGCTGAAACAGTTTATGCACGAGCCTGTATACATTCTTGA ATATGCAGATTTTTTAACTCGCTTGAATGATGATAGAAATATTCGGGCCCTGTTTGAAAGGGCATTAAGCTCACTACCACCAGAAAAATCTGTTGAG GTATGGAAACAATTTGCCAAATTTGAGCAAACTTTTGGAGATCTGGCTAGCATGTTGAAG GTtgagcaaagaaaaaaagaagcacTTTCTACAACTGATGAAGAGGGACCTTCATCTTTGGAAAGTTCTTTACAAGAGGTTGTATCTCGATATAGTTTCATGGATCTTTGGCCCTGCTCTACGAAGGATCTGGACCATTTAGCCCGACAAGAG tggCTTGCTAAAAATATTAATAAGAAAGTGGAGAAGTCAACTATGCTAAGTGGACCTGACTTTGCAG ACAAGGGTTCTACTGGCCTGATAAGCAATTCATCAGTGTCTGCAAAAGTAGTTTATCCAGATACTAATCAAATGGTTATCTATGATCCAAGGCAAAAACCTG GGGTTGGAAATTTTCAGACCACAACAGTAGCTGGAGTTCTTGCTGCTTCTAGCACCTTGTCAAATCCTGTTGTTGCAGCAGTAGGTGGCCAAACAAGTGCCTTTGATGAAATATTAAAAGTAACACCACCTGCTTTGGTGGCCTTCTTAGCAAATTTACCGATCATTGAAG GTCCAACCCCAGATGTGGATGTTGTGCTATCAATTTGTTTGCAAAGTGATATACCAACACCACAGCCTGCAAAGTCAGGGACTGCCCCTATGCAATTTCCGTCAGTACCTGCACCTTCTTCTACAAGTGACCTTTCTGTTTCAAGCAAGTCTCATCCCATCCCTAGTGGGTCATCTTTCAAGCCAACCAGGGGGAAACGAAAAAATATAGATAGTACGTGTTTCCTCTTTGTGATGATATATACTAGTTCAAAATATAAT GGAAATACGATGATGAAACTACAGTCCAGAGCCAGCCACTCCCAACAGATGCTTTCAGGATACGGCAGATCCAGAAGGCTAGCCGTTCTGCATCGGCTAGCCGCACTGCTTCTCAAACAGGATCAGTTTCGTATGGAAGTGCAATTTCTGGAGATTTATCTGGTAGCACCGGCTAATTTACATATTGTTTTCCCCACTTGGTTTACTTTGATGTACACTAATGATTATTTCTTCAATAAAAGTTCCAATTTACAACTTTCTTCGTTTCTCCAATGA